The Choristoneura fumiferana chromosome Z, NRCan_CFum_1, whole genome shotgun sequence DNA window attattcaaagaaaccaataagataactttatcttttcgtattaggtacagtaaaagtacaactaaacatgaagtaaacaaaccctgacacaacgaaaataaaatacactttttgaataaattttacttacctcatttaattttaatgacctaaaattaattcacaaccatttgtccacccaaatcacggtattacagtaattttgtattataaattgatACGTTATAGGATGGTTATAGGTTTACGTCAGAGCAACAGAGCCagaaaagttgcggacgctaggtggcgctgatgtcgtgcacggAGCCAATATACaaacaacactggaggttgaacgccgaacatccgtttgaaacaagaaatttgatctttattacgtcatgaacatattccatctctttctttagttaggttaagaaagagatggaagtcatccgtgaaatgtgaaagaaagagatggaatatataaataattaatacaggtcaaacttcttcgttcggcgttcaacctccagttttgtatataagctccttggttgtGACCaacacgatttttttaaatagtcgGCCGTGgaaggttggatataagtaaatttcaatttattattattctcattttttgtggtattttattttcctcacagtcgaaatgaaaagtatagtgtctaactcgggtgaaattacccatttcccctagaactatttagaaatagaaatgatGAGAGATGAGATTCGAAATATCTctggtgaaatgggtcactttccacccttggttatcaatctactatagcTTTACTAGTTAACAAAATAAAGCGTTGTTCACACAGGTATCGAGTGGGACCCGAGGCCTGAGATGGAGATAGTTGTGGACCGCCCCTACTTATTTTTCGTCCGCTGGCATAATATTACGCTCATGAATGGTAATTTCGTACTCTAAATGCAATATTTGCACTTTAGACATATAATTATACGGTAAGATAGTAAGATATataggttattttattacgaaaaaTAAACACTCACTACCAAATAAACGATACATTTACTGAGCTTGAAATAAGATGATTgggatttgttttattttttgcaacAATAGCCAGTTACTTAGGTAGAGGCACCTACCTCAAGAACAGTTGCAGATTTATCTGCATTGCATGGCTTGGTTTCTGTCAAAAAACTTCTACACTGACTAAACTAGATCCAGCTGGCAAGTCAGACATTTCCCAATACGAACTTAGATTTATgagataaaagaaaaacaaatgccGGTAAAACCCTCCTTAGTACGCCGATAGTGCTGGAACCAGTGGTTTACCTACTAACTGCTAAGGTATACGTCCTAGTGCTCGACATAATAATGCCCAacagacgacaccctgctgtgtTCTCTATTtataatgacataagattaaagatgccgactattgggacagtgacgagcactcgtacgtttaccttacatacctagttgaaataaataaataaaccgatTTGACAACCTCTTTTTAACGTCAGTTAATAGATAGGTGGGTATGGATCATTCCGCCTCATATGAATCCCTATCCAAATCATCGTTCGTAGGGTGTTGCCCGTAGAACCGTTCAGGCTCGCATTGCACGTGGTCCTTCGCCACGCAGACGACGCCGCTGCGGTGAAGTATGGCGTGAAGATGCGTCCTGGTGGGCCAGAAAGGTGCGCGCGCaaacgccgccgccgcgccgcccgcgcaaTCGCGCATTACCAACACCTCGTCGCCACGGTGCCCGAAGATCTGCCACTGATTCGCCCTTTGCTTGTGTAGAGACAATTCACCTGAAAGACGCCGAATTATGTACACAgaattggcattgttcatattttaccaatgtaccctgattcaaaaaccatttcgaggaatagggtttttgaaaacttttgtcctATTCTGATCCAAAAATACTTAAGGGTTACGAAATCATagccaaaaatatgtttgaccttTCTAAGGGATAAATCCCTTTACCTTAAGTAAATCCATAAGTAGGTGCCATGGACAAACCTAGAGCCTTAAAGCCGCGTTCACACCGGGCCAACGGTTCGTTGGTATTCGCCGGCGATCCGGAGCGTGGCGGTAACATCAAAGGAATCGTACGATTACATCGAATCCAGTGTGGACGGTTCGCCGAATGCCAACGAACGAACGCTCAACGAACGGGCAAAAGCGTTGCCAGATAGGTACGCAATAGTACGCACGGCGTACTATTTTATGGCCTTGCGTACTCGCGTACTCATCGGTCGATTTGCGTACTATTTCTATATTTTAGAACCTGACAGCCTAGCTGTTCCTCCACTTgacagaaatatattttttaggttctccgattaatattatttaggaACGCACCCAAAAATGTTAACTACTAATACTTCTATAGATTACGTGGCAAGCAAAGCAAGTGACATTGACAAATCTGACCTAAGCTAAAAGCGAGTTAAAATTGGACAAGTGAAAGTTTGCACGGAACCCGCGGTGCTcgagtcagactcgcacttAGTCGGTTTTTAAGGCCTTTGCATAAAGCACAGTTTGTCAATAAATATTGTACTGCGTGCGTACTCAAACTTGAATTTGCGTACTATTTTTAAGAGCTGCGCGTAACGGAACGTAACGTAAAACCCATCTGGCAACACTGAGCGAAATACAAAAAGCGTAGCGTGCAgcgggctactacaaaactcgaatctcgaagttcgtgtcgtgcggtctctctgaaactatactatttaatataagagcgagagggaaggtacgatacgaacttcaagtttcgagtttcgtagtagccctgctgacgtctgcagggctactacgaaactcgaagtttgtttcgtgcggtccctctgacacttcaTACTACTTAATACATgcgcgagagggacggtacgatacgatcttcgagtttcgtagtaaccctgctgatTTATCCCGTTCTAACCGAACTTGTAtattgccattaaaaaaaaaaaaccttaaataaatatagagaGCTCATTACAGTATaaaactcaatgagggctatcgcgaatgaattcgccgctagagtgtagcgtgaggtctaaatgtcaaatctcactacgtttataattataataattttatgaatattttgcaatatctgaaattattatggcaaatatacgtTTCAATGAATGTTGTGTTTTTTTGTCTTTCATTTGTCCTTTTCCGACAAAacgactatgcaacactgtggcatgctcgatatttttatggtacctaaactttgttttcacgcgtaataacctcacgcaacagtgtcTAGTGTAGcccattaaaatcatattcgtCGTCgtccatttttaaccgacttcaagatTCTATGGagcatataaccactacgttttagTTCTATGAAAtcgtatgttcaccgattacccgatcaaatttttttttaatcgaaagggtattcttctgaggtggtcccattatCACCAAGTCGATctaatgatgggatcctagggaaatcgagggcaaaccttttataggcacacctatagcgattttgacatttttagcattaagataaacTTACattcatttggtaaactgaacctgatgaagaagaccgtggatGACTAATGGAATtggtcaaagctaagtaatgctcgctcgtctattcgtctaaacgatcatgattaattacctagataagcgactaataaggagctttaagttaatgattctttcgaactgatctgatgctgaagccggaaggtaggcaacggaactctgttataaaacaacgtaactaagccgtttTTGGGCTTagtggaatcgttgtgagatgtactttggctacatatcactaaaaagtgagaaaaaagaaaaattttaacaaaaaagtaaaaccaactccaaaaaaataaaaaataacaaaaaatagaaccgactacaaaaaaccatgaaaataattttctaccagtctgaagtcggtccctgagcacgagtcagcaggagtgattgaagcccaatatacacgtatagttgtaggtgaggtagacgattataggtccactcctgctggctcgtgctgaggcaccgacttcagactggtagaaaattattttcatggtttttgtagtcggttctattttcagttaaaaaaaaaattaaccgacttcaaaaacttcgggtgtttgttacgcgataactccgccaattgtgggccgaatttttaaaattctttttttagttcaggtggtcccattgacaccaagtcaggatctgatgatggaatcctggAGAAattattagtttgacatttggagaccttacgtacatctttatttctttcttttaataattatttttaatttttgacatttggaggctttttacacctctgaagattgtataatttaattaattaaattagtttaagtACTTTGACATTctgagactatatacatctctgaattatttattattaactcagagACGTTCCatatccccttgctatatttaaggctgtatattgttaagcttatggattttaaacttgtatatttttagtttaatttctagtcacaggctcgcgacgacGAAGTTACCAAGatgatcccatagagcttatgggaacggaagcaataccatgccctcggtaccgctctgctttcagagcatgacatgagttcgtgtgagctaactttgggggcggcagacgtgagcttgccttcggaatccaaaagcttaatggttacttgacctgaaatgtaaatttcagaattaaattatttttattattattatttttatttatgacggtggaagcagtctactcttccactgaacgtagataatacacacagccttattcataaaaagttagagcctccttgaaggagGCTCTacctttttatgaataaggctgttagtgtttagttttgtaactaagggacccaatacatccctgtattattattttatttttgtaatttattttattttattgtatactgtagtttttaagtattttatttgtaaataatatatgttgaaaaaatgactttctgccaagtttcatgcggcgcattcttcttggcaatgatggtctttccgaaagcgctggtagtttaaaaaatgacgtgtaaaagtgcccattgcggcctatttactgaataaatgatttgaatttgcttcgcgctcgacttggcgggggcaccaCTGTGCCCCCAGATTTgatgaactggacctgatgatgaagaccgtaggtaccggtactctgttataatagtacattgtgtcttaagggcggtaaataaggaattacgaacgagagtctatgagaagcccgaagtcgaagactgagggctttaatgagtcgatgttcgtaattctagtaccgcccgtgcgacatacaatgtttttcatcacatttgcaagtaaaattttatatttgtaaaagaaaaaatataattcttccaaatattggcgataccttaggctgtgctcttggcaacgtcgccctctacctccccctcccacagcatgcgccgcaacgtgcatgtgcatgtggtggtccatgtcgtcctgcagcagcgcgcgcacgggcacgcggcacggcgcagcgccatcagtacgggcaccgactcatttaccgaccttgggcttcatgacaagacaatgtgtacgcgcaatgactcatttaccgaccacgggtttcatgacaagcacattaaggtcgaggggtttatttggggggttgcaactaaggtagcctgcatgttacgacactgtttacgagcaagtgtgatgaaaaataatataactaggtatgccgtgtttgagctaaTGGAATCATGGTGAGATGCACTTTGTATACAAATCAGTAAAACTATGAAAGAgtctatttttacaaaaaatggaaccgacttcaaaaacctggaaaatatttttctacttgatTGAAGCCCagtatatagtatgtaggtgaggtagacgactatagttccactcctactggctaaggcaccgacttcaaactagtagaaaattattttcaaggtttttgaagtcggttaaattttttgttattttagcaaaattatatatttaagttCATACGTTACCGGACAGTCGTTGCTTTAAAAATTTACTCAACTAGAAGTATATGTTAGGTAACTTATTTAACTTCCTATTTTTACCTCTGGAGCATACCTTCATTGAAAACACATGCTTCCAGCGAACATAGAGCATTCGCTAAGATTACTTATGTTACGGTATAGTTTTAGGATAGTACCTTTTGAATTTTGCACTAGAAAGATGTTCTCTAGGAGTCCACTGTCACTCCCATTCCCTTGCAGAAAGTGCTTCCCTTGGGGCGACAGCACTTCTAGGAAACATTGACTCCAATCCACTGAATTGCtgattttaccaaatttcatgatgtACTGATCGCGCTCCTGTatacaaaaattacatataCCTAGGTATTCTGTGTACTTGATTACTAcactgaactaaaataatttctttgctcacccgcgaccttatgatagctaagtttatgcaaaatatgcgtgttaatGCAGTTCCTCAACCtgcacactgtaagaacacacacgaattacacaaacccatctatcacctaCTACCACCACACCACAAACACTGAAATAGTGAAATGccaatatacctagtgccatccacaaagacgcgtgattttgtcaaaattagacattaatggcattgtaataagaaccacggcacgcgtcatcgtgaatgactctacccataggtaggtaataaaatatactcaccggcacaaaatttggcccactctccatacaaaattatttattactgcatacatttgagggccagattttttgccgttcagtatacatacgagtaagtacctaatgtacAATCAAGTGCAACTCGAAGAAATAGAATCGCGCACCGAATCGTGTGACGTTATTTATGGAAGGCCCCTTAGGTTCATTCGTGTGAATCTGAACGACTTTTATATTTGTCGCTCCTCAATTTTGATTTATGTACATACATTGTTGAGAGTTGCCAAAACAAGGTTTGGGTCAGGCGACTTGCTGGCCAGACTAATAGGTACTCGTACCTTGGCCTTCAAGATAACGTGTTAACTTAACTTCTTCTGCAACCAATAAGATGGCGTTGTTCGGGCGAACCTAAGATTGTAAATTTTCTCGTAAAGGTTACTGCATGCAAACGCAGACGAAGCTGCGGGCTCTTTGGCTACGGGTTAAAGCTAGTTTATCATTATTCATTCTACCTACTTGACATCGGATGTCACTCGTTACGGATCAGTTGTTGATGTTTTATTTAGTACTGACGGTACTGAACTGACAAAGACGCTCCGGTGTCAATTAACCACGAATACAATGCACATGCACCTAGCACGAAGTTTTATTGAGTTGGTATTATGTTACTCGTCTGATCATGTacttacagtacgattacttggagttaacacttgacagatgggtgtgccttcagtcaattttcaactttgaggtcatacaaataaaatagtttttacataatctgtaaacgtgggtagcggtatactaaaaatggctttatatgaatgacgtcaaagttgaaaattgattgaaggcacgcccatctgtcaagtgttaactcgaattaatcaaactgtaacaTATAGTTTTTAACAGATAGTTTTTAAGAATTGAAAAATTATTCATTGCCGAGATGAGCCACTTAAAATTTTTGTCTTCTCTTATAGATTGAAGTGGTGATTATATGAAATTTATGCAGtatttaataggtaattttatgtagaatgggccaaattttgcgtcgctcagtatatttttttaatcgaaaatgTCTACTTGATCTCTGAATATAAATACACATCGTAGACATGCATTTCACAGgccaatattaataaaatgttgTCGTTATTTAGGGAAAAGCATCTTACCAACTCTGTAGTAGCTCTAATTTGCAAACTGAAACAATTCACGCTCTTTGGTTGAGTGTAGACAGTGAGCCAGGTGCCGACCAACGCTTCCACGTCTAGCGCAGGCCCGCTTTTGTAATGTGGACACGGAACCACTTCCAGTaacaaataacttaaaaatattaacgaTATACCATACATATTATTCAAGTCGATATTATAGAAATACGCGCAACCGTGTCTCCGAACTAAGACAGAGTGAATTCTGAAGAGATTGTTATTTATCATCAAGCCGAATGTCGAATTCGGAAACAAAGACCCGTACGGCATGTTTAAACATTGGatcattcataatcataacgAAAACGAAGTACTTACACTTGATCGATGATTATTTAAACATCTGTTGAGAACAAAATGAGTCGAGGCATGATATAGTAAGCCTTCCTGTTCCTACCGAAACATGAAGTTTTCAGAAAAGCACTTGATTCATAATAATGAGTCAGATGAATGCATGTTCTCATTATCTCTGATAGGTCATAACATAACTTATaatgaaattgaataaataagttaaaGGAATCACTAtgtatacctaagtacctaattattttcaaagaaaaagtaCTATCTATTTTTAATCGCATTTTCGTAACAGTATCAGGTAGTCATTAATAATTACGTATTTTTCATGGAAAACATGGTACACCGGTACATgttctaaatatttattactctTAAGTAAATTAAGTATTATATGTTTTCGGTATTGATGTTTATGGCCTAAtccaacttaaaataaatataggaatCAAATCATTATTGGACTGAAATTTtatgtgatttatttattgatttttaaaataatcgtaGAATATACGAGGATATACATTGGTTACAGGTGGTTAAGGTGTCGGCTTAACTAGACATACAATTCTTACAAACTACGAAGTTAGCAACATCATAACTAGCAAGCggatgttattattatgtatgttaacGGGGAGTGACAAGCGTGACCTAGACATCGCAACAACATAAGTTAGTCAACTCAACACTAATTAGAATTATAAGAAAATACGCATACGTACAACATGGCTAAGAGTATTCACAGCCACACAATAAATTTCGTGGTATTCGGGCGTTCTAAGTAgtgcataataattataactgtgTAAGTAATATATAAATTGTCTGTTATGTTATGTACTATACGTCGTATTTTacgaatattaataattataataacctGTCACGAAGAAAGTTAGATATAAGGTGCCACTTAATAATGTGCACATCATTATAAAACAAGCTATTAATAATTGCTTCTATAACTATCACTTCAGAACGTGAAGGATGGAATGGCTATCTCAGACGCACTCCTCTgtaaaatcaaataattttaaataattaataattttgccTACTAAAATTTACAAGTATCATTGAACTAGAAGTAGTTGGACAAAATATGGAATTCTAATTTTTCTTACAAATGAGTAGGTCGTTAATTTTagtatagcaaaataaataatatgttctgtaataaataactacatATAATAGTAAACTTGACTCTCTTACGTAGAACAATCTTTTGATGCTGTAAAAATGGTTTTTCAGTTGAATATTCAAAACCAATGAGGTAATGGCACGGCATGCTAATTAAAATAAGTGGCCTATTTCTATTTAGGTAATTTAGAAATTCACGTCACAATATCGTTACTCAAACGGTCAAAGTCTTATATTAAGCAAAATTGGTGCAAGCTACTAGAACTCGAGAACAGATTCCCCATGAGTTGACAAAAGACAATTACCTATAATTAAACCCATACCGcagcttaaaattaaaataagaataatataatacttattaaaatgtGTTTGAATACCTAGTATAGGTGTGACCAATGATAAGTAGTGGTAAACACAGCATTATACATTGTTAACTCCCAATTAACCTTAACCTAGCCATATCCGCCCAAATTAACGCACTGACACGAAAGTAAAACTACCTACATTAACAATACACTAAGGAGTTACGAGCAACATGGACGTCCCtcaatattattaggtaagcATTTATGTTACGACAATTTACGTAGCACATGAAAAAATTTAGTATTCTGTTTTTAATGTGAAGTTGGAGTATACAATTAACTTACATCGTCATTATATTAGAACTCCATTAGAATGCGTTAATTCAATGCCTGATGGGACTCTGTGCCTAGACAAAATTAACAATATATTAATAGCCAATAAGAGCCAAGTTAATTTTGGACATTTGTATATTTCAAGCAACGtaaaacaaaaagtagtcaCA harbors:
- the LOC141427565 gene encoding uncharacterized protein isoform X2, encoding MKFGKISNSVDWSQCFLEVLSPQGKHFLQGNGSDSGLLENIFLVQNSKGELSLHKQRANQWQIFGHRGDEVLVMRDCAGGAAAAFARAPFWPTRTHLHAILHRSGVVCVAKDHVQCEPERFYGQHPTNDDLDRDSYEAE
- the LOC141427565 gene encoding uncharacterized protein isoform X1; the encoded protein is MYGISLIFLSYLLLEVVPCPHYKSGPALDVEALVGTWLTVYTQPKSVNCFSLQIRATTELERDQYIMKFGKISNSVDWSQCFLEVLSPQGKHFLQGNGSDSGLLENIFLVQNSKGELSLHKQRANQWQIFGHRGDEVLVMRDCAGGAAAAFARAPFWPTRTHLHAILHRSGVVCVAKDHVQCEPERFYGQHPTNDDLDRDSYEAE